From Candidatus Omnitrophota bacterium:
GAGATATATAACGAGGACATATTCAAGCCGGATTACTCCAAATTGGAGGCGGACCTGGTAGGGATCTCGATCCTGACCTCGACCGCGAAACGCGGCTACGAGATAGCTGCCCAATTTCCCAGGGAAAAAGTGATAATGGGCGGAGTGCACGCCAGCCTTGTCCCGGAAGAGGCCATAAAATACGCAAGGCAGGTGGTCATCGGCGAGGCCGAAGAGGTCATCGTTGATATCGCCGAAGGCAGGACCACGGAGCCGATCGTGAAGGGGAGGCCCGTAAAGGACCTCGACGCCCTCCCATACCCGGATTTTTCGTTGATAAAGGGCGACAGGTCGCGCTGCCTGGCGACGCCCATTTCTACCTCGAGGGGCTGTCCTTACGACTGCAGTTTCTGCTCGGTCACGAAGATGTTCGGGCGCGAATACCGTTTCAGGAGCGCCAAGAACGTGATGGGAGAGTTAAAGGATAACAAGAAGTCGATATTTTTCTGTGATGACAATTTCGCGGCCAAGCCTTCGCGCACATACGAATTGCTAAGCCTCCTGATCAAGGACAAAATAAGGGGTTGGTCGTGCCAGGTCCGCTGTGATGTCACCAGGGACGACAAAATACTTGAACTCATGTCCAGGGCCGGCTGCGGCTCCGTATGCGTCGGTATCGAGTCGGTGAACGAGAAGACCCTTGCCGCCTACGACAAAAAGCAGACGGTGGCCCAGATAATAAACGCGATCAGAGCGTTCCATAAAAACAGGATCAAGGTCCACGGGATGTTCGTCATCGGCGGCGATGACGACAATATAGCGACCGTATGGGAGACGCTCAAATTCGCGATAAAACAGAAGATCGACACCATACAGATGATGGCGCTGACACCGTTCCCGGGGACAAAGGTCTACAAAGACCTCGAATCCCAGAAAAGGATATTCACCAAGGACTGGAGCCTCTATGACGGGCAGCATTTCGTATTCAAGCCCAAGCTCATATCCGCGAAAGAGCTGCAGTTAAGCGTACTTAAGGCGTACACGGAATTCTACTCGCTTTCCAGGGCGTTCTCCCTGCTGTTAGGGTTGCACATCAGGAATGCCTTGCACTGCCTAATGGGTTATTCCATCGTCAAAGAGTGGAAAAGGAACAACCGCAAGTTTTCGTGGTTGTCTTCCGCGCCGGTTTAAGATATAATCCCTATCTATGAAGATCGGTATTATAGGCCTGCCCCAGACCGGCAAGAAGACCTTATTCGAACTGCTGACAAACCACAAGATCTCGGAGAAGGACCTTGCCTCAGGCAAGAACATCAAGAGTATAGCCGAGATCAAGGACCCCCGCTACGACAAGCTCGTCGCGCTCTATAAGCCCAAAAAACAGGTAAGGGCAAGGATAGATATAGAGCTCCTCCCCAAGATAGAAAAAGACGCCATAACCAAGGGCGACATCTTCAAGGACATCGCAGAGACCGACGCCATATGCCATGTGGTAAGGGCCTTTAAGGACGATTCGGTCTACCACATAAACGGCACGGTCGATCCCAAACGCGATATAGACAGCGTCAATTCCGAACTCATCCTCCACGACCTGATATTCGCGGAGAAACGCCTCGAGAAGCTGGACCTGGACCTCAGGAAAGCCAAAGACGAGGCCAAGTCGAAGGAGAGGGAGGTCGTGGCGCGCGTAAAAACCCACATAGAAAAAGAACTGCCCCTCAGGCTGCTAGAGCTTAAGCCCGAGGAGAAGAGGGTAATCGCCAGTTATCCTTTCGTGACATTAAAGGAGATGATACTGGCGGTAAATGTCTCGGAAGACGACCTTAAAAACAAGGCGCTCCTGGACGACCTCAAGAAAAAATATGAACATTTAAAAATAGAAGTGATGCTCGTCTCGGCCAAGGTCGAGTCGGAGATCGCCTCCCTCGAGACGGAGAAGGAGCAGCAGGAGTTCCTTTCCGCGCTCGGGATAGAGGAGCCGGCGATAAATGTGCTCAGCCGCCTCTGCATACAGGCGCTAAACCTCATATCGTTCTTCACGGTGGGCGAAGACGAGGTCCGGCAGTGGCCGGTAAAACGCAACTCATCGGCGCCGGAAGCGGCAGGAGCGATACACTCAGACCTGCAGAAAGGCTTTATCCGCGCCGAGGTCATCAAATTCGCGGACCTCGAAAGGCTCGGCAGCGAGGAGAAGGTCAAAGAAGCCGGCAAACTCTACCTCAAGGGCAAAGATTACATAGTAGAGGACGGCGATATAATAAACATAAGATTTAACGTCTAGGCCGGTCCCGCAGCAGTTCCCCTCCTTATCAAATAATTTTCGTGACATTCCGCGGTTTTATGGTATAATTAATTAGATTGTGAAAATCGTAACAAACTAAGTAATGCCCAAAACTAAAAAGTACATTCCCCAGGATACAGCAAGCCGTTTAAGCCTATACCTCAGAAGCTTAAGGATGCTTGAGAAGAAGAGGGTGGACGTCGCCTCATCAGAGGACATCACCGAGTTCCTCAATGTCTCGTCAGTCCAGTTCAGGAAGGACCTCTCTTATTTCGGCGGCTTCGGAAAGCGCGGTGTCGGCTATGGCACAAGCGCGCTTAAAAAAGAGATAGAAAAGATCCTCGGCACCGACATGGAGTGGAAGATCGCCATCGTTGGGACCGGCAAGCTCGGCTCAGCCCTCCTGGGATACCCCGGTTTCACGGAATTCAACCTACGGATCGCCGCCGCATTCGATAATGACCCCGAAAGGATAGGCAAGGTCCGCAAGGGCATAAAGATAGAGGATGCCAAGGTGATGAAAGGCATATTGAAGGAGAAGGGGATAAAGATAGCCATCCTCGCGGTCCCTGCCGATAAAGCGCAGGAAGTCGGCGAGGAACTCGCCGCTTGCGGCGTAAAAGCGATATTGAACTTCGCGCCTGTAAACCTCATGTTGCCCAAAAGGATCCCGGTCTCGAACGTAGATATGGCCTCAGAGCTTCAGGGCCTGATATATAAATTAAAAGGAGAACATGCATGAAAGCAGCTTTGGAGAGGGATGTAGATACGAAGTCGTTGGACAGGATAATCGAAAAATATAAGGGCGGGCCGGGCGATGTCCTCTGTATCCTCGAGGAGGCGCAGGAGCTCCACAGGCATAAATTCCTCCCGAGAGAGACGCTCCAATACATAGCCGAGAACCTCGACCTGCCGGCCTCGAAGATCTACAGCGTCGCCACTTTTTACGCATTTTTTAACCTTAAGCCGCAGGGCGAGCATTCGATAATAGTATGCAGGGGAACGGCCTGCCACACTAAGGGTTCGAAGGCGCTATTAGAGCACCTCGAAGGCATATTGAAGATAAGAGGGGTTTTTGACGAAGGCGAGTCGTTCTATACCACGCCCGACAACAAGTTCACGGTGAGGACGGTCGCCTGCTTCGGCCAGTGCGCGCTCGCGCCGGTCGTAGTCATTGACGGCAAAATATATGTCCATATGGACACGGGAAGATTATCAAGGATGATAAAAGAGCTCAGCCGGGAAGGAAAGAAGAAATGATAATAGCTGATCTGGAACATTTAAACAATGAAAGGGATAAAAGGTTAAGGCAGATATTGTCGCACAGGCCGCGGATCTCCGTGGGCATGGGCACCTGCGGCATCGGGAACGGCGCCGACGAGGTATATAAAGAACTCGAGAAGTCACTGCACAGGAAGAAGGCTGAGATATCACTCGGAAAGGTCGGCTGTTTCGGTTTCTGCGCCGACGAGCCGGTGGTAAATATTTATATGCCCGGGAAGCCGCTTATCGTACTCTCTAAAGTCAAGCCGAAGGACGCCGCGAAGATTGTCGAAAAGACGATGAAGGGTGATATATACAGGGAAAGGGTCTTATGCAAGATCGAGGAATGGGACCACATCACTGGAAAGGTGATATACGGGCGCGGTTTTCCCGGAGTCCCGGTTTGGAACGAGGTGCCGTTCTTCAGGGGCCAGAAGAAGATAGTCCTTAGGGATTGCGGCCTCATAGACCCCGAGAACATAGACGATTACATAGCGGTCGGCGGATACCAGTCATTATATAAGGCCATTACGAGCATGACCCCGGAGAAGATCATAGAAGAGCTCAAGATCTCGAAGTTGAGGGGCAGGGGCGGCGCGGGTTTCCCGCCGTGGAGGAAATGGGAGATCATGCGCGGCATAAAGGCCGACAAGAAATTCGTGGTATGCAACGCTGACGAAGGCGACCCCGGCGCTTACATGAACCGCAATGAGATAGAGAGCGACCCGCACATGCTGATAGAAGGCATAGCGATAGCCGCCTATACGATGGGTGCTACCGGCGGGATAATCTACGTCCGCGCGGAATATCCGTTGGCGGTCCAGAGGATAAAGAAGGCGCTTGTCCAGGCCGAGGAGTGGGGTTTCCTCGGGAAGAATATCATGGGGACAAATTTTAATTTTGACATCCAGATAGTCGAGGGCGCGGGCGCGTTCGTCTGCGGCGAGGAGACGGCCCTTATATTCTCGCTCGAGGGCAAGCCGGGCCGTCCGAGGCCCAGGCCTCCTTTCCCTGCGGAAAGGGGATTATGGGACAAGCCCACGACCATAAATAACGTCGAAACATTAAGCAACGTCCCGGCGATAATCGCCAGGGGCGGCCAGTGGTTCGCGCAGACAGGCACGTCGGCGAGCGCCGGCACAAAAGTCTTTTCGCTCGTCGGCAAGGTAAAGAATACCGGCCTGGTCGAGCTTCCGTTCGGTTCTCCCGTGCTTTCGCTCATCTACCAGATGGGCGAGGGGAGCGGCAAGAACAAGGTCATTAAATCGGTCCAGTCAGGCGGCCCGTCCGGCGGATGCATCCCGGCGTCGCTTTTCAATTCCAAGATAGATTACGAGAACCTCGCCCAGCTCGGCGCGATACTCGGCTCCGGCGGTATGGTCGTGATGGACCAGGACAACTGCATGGTCGATGTCGCGCGCTATTTCATAGAATTTACCACGGCCGAGTCGTGCGGCAAATGCACGCCGTGCCGCGAGGGGCTCCAACAGGCGTTAAAGATCCTCAAGGACATAACCGAGGGTAAGGGCAAGATGGAGGATATTAAGACGCTCGAAGACCTCGGCAAGGTCATAAAGGACACGGCGATATGCGGCCTCGGCCAGACAGCGCCGAACCCGGTCCTTACGACGCTCAAATATTTCAGGGACGAATACGAGGAGCATATAAGGGATAAGAGATGCGACGCGGGCGTATGCCAGTCGTTGTTCCTCTCGCCGTGCGAGAACAGCTGTCCGCTCCACATGAACATCCCGGGTTTCCTCGAATTGGTAAACGAGAAACAGATGGACGACGCATACGACCTCATCCTGCGCGACAATCCGTTCCCGGCGAGCTCGGGAAGGATATGCCATTTCCATTGCAAGATGCGCTGCAGGAGGGAGGATATCGACGATCCGGTATCCCAGGGAGAGATACACCGCTTCGTCGCCGATAATATGCACAAATACGGCAAGGATAAAGCCGTGATGCGCAGGTTGTTAAAAGAGAAGCTTCCTCCGACCGGGAAAAAGATCGCCGTAGTCGGCGGCGGCCCGGCAGGACTCACCGCGGCGTATTATCTCGCGCGGCTAGGACATTCGGTCACTGTGTACGAGGAGAAACCGAAAGCCGGCGGCGTCCTGATGTACGGCATACCGTCATAC
This genomic window contains:
- a CDS encoding NAD(P)H-dependent oxidoreductase subunit E, whose protein sequence is MKAALERDVDTKSLDRIIEKYKGGPGDVLCILEEAQELHRHKFLPRETLQYIAENLDLPASKIYSVATFYAFFNLKPQGEHSIIVCRGTACHTKGSKALLEHLEGILKIRGVFDEGESFYTTPDNKFTVRTVACFGQCALAPVVVIDGKIYVHMDTGRLSRMIKELSREGKKK
- a CDS encoding FAD-dependent oxidoreductase; amino-acid sequence: MIIADLEHLNNERDKRLRQILSHRPRISVGMGTCGIGNGADEVYKELEKSLHRKKAEISLGKVGCFGFCADEPVVNIYMPGKPLIVLSKVKPKDAAKIVEKTMKGDIYRERVLCKIEEWDHITGKVIYGRGFPGVPVWNEVPFFRGQKKIVLRDCGLIDPENIDDYIAVGGYQSLYKAITSMTPEKIIEELKISKLRGRGGAGFPPWRKWEIMRGIKADKKFVVCNADEGDPGAYMNRNEIESDPHMLIEGIAIAAYTMGATGGIIYVRAEYPLAVQRIKKALVQAEEWGFLGKNIMGTNFNFDIQIVEGAGAFVCGEETALIFSLEGKPGRPRPRPPFPAERGLWDKPTTINNVETLSNVPAIIARGGQWFAQTGTSASAGTKVFSLVGKVKNTGLVELPFGSPVLSLIYQMGEGSGKNKVIKSVQSGGPSGGCIPASLFNSKIDYENLAQLGAILGSGGMVVMDQDNCMVDVARYFIEFTTAESCGKCTPCREGLQQALKILKDITEGKGKMEDIKTLEDLGKVIKDTAICGLGQTAPNPVLTTLKYFRDEYEEHIRDKRCDAGVCQSLFLSPCENSCPLHMNIPGFLELVNEKQMDDAYDLILRDNPFPASSGRICHFHCKMRCRREDIDDPVSQGEIHRFVADNMHKYGKDKAVMRRLLKEKLPPTGKKIAVVGGGPAGLTAAYYLARLGHSVTVYEEKPKAGGVLMYGIPSYRLPKDVLEREIKFIKDFGVKFIFNSKVSEQKLRELERSFDSVFLATGAYKEMDLDIPGRDLKGVLRGTEYLEQVATGKKPATGKKVAIIGAGNVAIDAARTAFRSGSDVTVVYRREKEDMPANKEEIKEAQHEGIKFVFLAAPKSIIGEKGKVKGIEISKMKPGEFDLSGRRRPVATDVYEAITCNSVILAIGERVDSGFIRNVGIDANEDGTIKVDRSTLQTVTPKVYAGGDLVMGPATAVEAMAQGRKAAEAMDRELMGEERLSLLSKKFKYKNEVPLEPSPEGRRYPKTLSVKARRRNFKEVSLGLCWDDVKTETTRCLRCDVKEAI
- the ychF gene encoding redox-regulated ATPase YchF encodes the protein MKIGIIGLPQTGKKTLFELLTNHKISEKDLASGKNIKSIAEIKDPRYDKLVALYKPKKQVRARIDIELLPKIEKDAITKGDIFKDIAETDAICHVVRAFKDDSVYHINGTVDPKRDIDSVNSELILHDLIFAEKRLEKLDLDLRKAKDEAKSKEREVVARVKTHIEKELPLRLLELKPEEKRVIASYPFVTLKEMILAVNVSEDDLKNKALLDDLKKKYEHLKIEVMLVSAKVESEIASLETEKEQQEFLSALGIEEPAINVLSRLCIQALNLISFFTVGEDEVRQWPVKRNSSAPEAAGAIHSDLQKGFIRAEVIKFADLERLGSEEKVKEAGKLYLKGKDYIVEDGDIINIRFNV
- a CDS encoding redox-sensing transcriptional repressor Rex, coding for MPKTKKYIPQDTASRLSLYLRSLRMLEKKRVDVASSEDITEFLNVSSVQFRKDLSYFGGFGKRGVGYGTSALKKEIEKILGTDMEWKIAIVGTGKLGSALLGYPGFTEFNLRIAAAFDNDPERIGKVRKGIKIEDAKVMKGILKEKGIKIAILAVPADKAQEVGEELAACGVKAILNFAPVNLMLPKRIPVSNVDMASELQGLIYKLKGEHA
- a CDS encoding radical SAM protein, whose translation is MKIVFIEPRSTEANVYSRISMPLLGPIYLGTILKARGHEVEIYNEDIFKPDYSKLEADLVGISILTSTAKRGYEIAAQFPREKVIMGGVHASLVPEEAIKYARQVVIGEAEEVIVDIAEGRTTEPIVKGRPVKDLDALPYPDFSLIKGDRSRCLATPISTSRGCPYDCSFCSVTKMFGREYRFRSAKNVMGELKDNKKSIFFCDDNFAAKPSRTYELLSLLIKDKIRGWSCQVRCDVTRDDKILELMSRAGCGSVCVGIESVNEKTLAAYDKKQTVAQIINAIRAFHKNRIKVHGMFVIGGDDDNIATVWETLKFAIKQKIDTIQMMALTPFPGTKVYKDLESQKRIFTKDWSLYDGQHFVFKPKLISAKELQLSVLKAYTEFYSLSRAFSLLLGLHIRNALHCLMGYSIVKEWKRNNRKFSWLSSAPV